One window of the Rhipicephalus sanguineus isolate Rsan-2018 chromosome 2, BIME_Rsan_1.4, whole genome shotgun sequence genome contains the following:
- the LOC119382437 gene encoding cilia- and flagella-associated protein 97: protein MSWKAVVDNNDEDSQSDVAFSDSEAAGSSHYIQGDDVENNTPCNAAAVGSLDDAFKGANSGLLPLESSYRLPSSSFYARRVTSPNVALTDMQEPRNSCMEQDGEDTASSPRSSVTDSEGLSSLSEGSMEDLSESESITDVTPLHSPYMCDSPVPAVKLPVSKLTMQAGCTAAAGDSSSGSESDRSSFSGARRKSAVAAGKVRLGSHQREPVDLQLLVDAIRRLEAHQCEQSRTARKEAPAKGRKNMSFSNEEVQRIDRENQRLLKRILAQQNRPRPKFDSRTPSRLAPSAINRQRQQRQIEVENLALLKRIESAKPSREVAPSQDHVQRARSHSLSLTRHTLQTPPVMAAAVAPPLSGVKHFPPRQKHHSH from the exons ATGTCTTGGAAAGCTGTCGTCGATAACAACGACGAGGACTCGCAGAGTGACGTCGCTTTTTCCGACTCTGAAGCTGCCGGCTCGTCTCATTACATCCAAGGTGACGACGTCGAGAACAACACCCCGTGCAATGCGGCAGCGGTGGGGAGCCTAGACGATGCTTTCAAGGGCGCCAACTCGGGCCTGTTGCCGCTGGAGTCGTCGTATCGACTACCGAGCTCAAGTTTCTATGCTCGAAGAGTGACGTCTCCGAACGTTGCACTGACCGACATGCAAGAGCCTCGAAACAGTTGCATGGAACAGGACGGTGAGGACACCGCGAGCAGCCCTCGTTCGAGCGTCACAGATTCGGAAGGCCTGTCGTCACTCAGCGAGGGCTCGATGGAGGATTTGTCCGAGTCGGAGTCCATCACCGATGTGACACCGCTTCATTCGCCTTACATGTGTGACAGCCCCGTGCCCGCAGTGAAGTTGCCCGTCAGCAAACTAACGATGCAGGCAGGCTGCACAGCTGCTGCCGGCGACAGCAGCAGCGGGAGCGAGTCGGACAGAAGTTCCTTCAGTGGCGCCCGGCGCAAAAGCGCCGTGGCAGCAGGCAAGGTTCGCTTGGGAAGCCATCAGCGGGAACCTGTAGATCTGCAGCTTCTCGTGGACGCCATCAGGCGCCTCGAGGCGCATCAGTGCGAGCAGAGCCGGACGGCACGCAAAGAAGCCCCGGCCAAGGGGCGCAAGAATATGTCGTTCTCGAACGAAGAAGTCCAGCGCATCGACCGCGAAAACCAGCGACTCTTGAAGCGCATCCTGGCACAACAGAACCGACCGAGGCCAAAATTTGACTCAAGGACGCCGTCCCGCCTGGCGCCATCGGCAATCAAcaggcagcggcagcagcggcagaTTGAAGTGGAAAACCTC GCACTTCTCAAGAGAATCGAGTCTGCTAAGCCATCTCGTGAAGTCGCGCCCTCACAGGACCATGTGCAGAGAGCACGATCACATTCGCTCTCTCTGACACGCCATACTCTGCAGACTCCCCCCGTGATGGCGGCAGCAGTAGCACCACCTCTGTCAGGGGTCAAGCATTTCCCACCGCGCCAGAAACATCACTCACACTGA